The following DNA comes from Pseudomonas sp. MYb118.
GATAGGCTTGACCGGGGTGCCCGAGGTGTTCTTTTCACTTTGCGGTGTGAAGATGTCGCTGTAGCTGGCGTAGACCGAGTGGTGCTCGTCCAGATCGTAGATCAGCCCGGCGTAGCGGGTGACGTTGCGGGTGACTTTGTAATCGCCCTCGGCATCGCGGTTGTCGTAGTCGTACCAGTCCAGGCGTCCGCCGAGAATCAGCTTCAACGGGTCGGCCAGACTCAGGCGGGTAGTGGCATACACGCCGTCCTGGGTAGTGATTTCACGCACACGATCGGTACGCGTGAAGTTCGGCTTGCCGGCATTGATGGGCCAGTTCATGTCGTAAGGGTCGTAGTTCTGCGTGGTCATGTCGTAGATGCGCTTGCTCGCGCCCAGGACCAGTTCGTGAGTACGGCCGAAGGCCTGGAAGGGACCGCTGAGGAAACTGTCCAGGCCGGTCTGATTCTCATCGTAGGTCGCCTGCCAGACCGTGCGTTCCAGTGTGGTGCCGTCCCAGCGCGACTGATAGGAGCCGCTGAACAGTCCGTTCTGTTCGGCGTAGTTGGCGTTGACCTGCAGCTTCCAGTCATTGGCGAGGTTATGGCGGATCTCGGCGAACACCGTGTTGACTTCCTGGTCCTTGTTCTCCCACGACGTGCCGGGGTTGTACGAACGCGGCAGGTTCAGGTGGTGGCCGTCGAGGCCGATCATCGACGAGCCCCAGAAGTAGTTGGTCTTGTCCTTCTGATGCGAAAAACCGAGGGTCAGGGTGGTGTCTTCGCTGAGGTCGGCTTCGGTGATCGCATAGAACAGCCCGTGATTTTCCTCGGCATCGTCGATGAAACTGTTGGAATCGCGATACGACGTCACGACCCGGCCGCGCAATGTGCCGCTGTCGTTGAGTGGGCTGGAGGCATCGACTTCGCCCCGGTAGTCATCCCAACTGCCAGCGGCGCCGGTCAGGGTGACTTTTTGCTCGGCCAGTGGTCGCTTGCGCACCAGGTTGATGGCGGCCGACGGGTTACCCGCGCCGGTCACCAGGCCGGTCGCGCCACGGACGATTTCCACTCGGTCGAACATCGCCAGGTTCGGTTGCACGCCCACCGACCAGCCCTGATAGCCGCTGGGGATGCCGTCATACATCAGGTTGTCGATGTCAAAACCGCGCGCCGAATACTTCTGCCGGCCGGGGCCATCGGAAGTGGAGAGGTACAGCCCGGGCGTGTTCTTGACCACGTCGTTGACGCTGGTCATCGCTTGGTCGTCCATGCGCTGGCGGGTGATCACGGTGACGGCTTGAGGTGTTTCGCGCATGGTCAGCGGTAGCTTGGTGGCGGTCGACATGGCTCCGGTGGTGTAGGACGTGGTGCCCTCAGTGGTGCTGCCCAGTTGCATGCTGGTGATTTCGGTTGCGCCCAGTTCCAGGGTGGCCGGTTTGGCATCTTCCTGTACCGCGCTGCTGTCATCGGCCATGGCCGGGGAGAGAGTTGCCATGCAGATGGCCATGGCCAACAGATCACGTGACGGTTTGAAACAGCGCAGCGGGGTGGGGCGCGACATGGGTGAGGTCCTGAGCAGTTTGTATAAATACGAATACAAATGAGAAGTGTTACTAATCATTCTGTCAGTATTTGTCGTTGCACAAAAGCTTGGCGCACGAAAAAATCACCCAGTCCGCACTGATTACCTCCGCGGCGCCGTCCAAGTACTTCAGCCGCCAAGGATCAATAACAATGTTCAAGTGCCTGATTATCAATGGAAAGCCGCTGCCGGCGGACCTTTCGCCGGTGATGGTGCCCTGGTGGAGCTTCACCAAAACCGTGCTGGCTGCTGCGGCGTTGTGTCTCGTGCGCGATGGCAGGATCGGGCTCGACGAAAGGGTTGAGGAGGGCCCCTTTACCCTCAGGCAACTGCTCAACCACCAGGCCGGCCTGGCGGACTACTCGGAACTCAAGGACTACCATGCCGCCGTTGCGGCACACCATGCACCCTGGCCTGCTGAAGAAATGCTGCAACGTCTCGATGCCTCCCGGTTGCGCTACGAGCCGGGGGCGGGCTGGCGATATTCCAATGTCGGCTATCTGTGGGTGGTCAGGCTGATCGAGCGGGTAACCGGGCAAAGCCTGGAAGAGGCGCTGACCCAGCGGGTATTCCGCCCCCTCGGCTTGACTCGGGTGCAGTTAGCGAAAACCCCTGAGGATTTGCGCGAAGTGCGTCCGCCCTCCATGGCTACTTATCACCCAGGCTGGGTCTATCACGGCTTGCTGGTGGGGCCCCTGTGTGAAGCTGCGCTTTTGCTCGATTCACTGCTGGCTGGCCGGTTGCTGCCATCGGCGCTGCTGGAAGACATGCAGGACGCAATCGTGCTCGGCGGCCCCATTCCCGGAAGACCGTGGGCCACGCCCGGTTATGGCCTGGGCCTGATGGTGGGCGGGACGAACAGCGGCCACCGGCTGGTCGGGCACACCGGTGGCGGGCTAGGCAGTGTTGTCGCCGTGTACCGATGCAGCCAGGGTGATCAGGTTGCGACCTGTGCGGTGTTCAGCGAGGGGCATGACGAGGGCGCGGTGGAGTCCGAGGCGCTGACGCAGCTCCTGGGGGCGCTGAGTGTGGACGAAAAAACGGAGTGAATCGGCTGGGCCGTTCACTCCGGGGTTGAAGTTGCACCCTGTTTGCCGAGCTGTCACGGCAGCGCAACGAGCTCGATCTGGGCGCCCCAGGGTGTCAGGAAGTAGAACCATTGCACGCCATCCGGGTTGGTGATGGGGTCGTTCAGCACGGTTAATCCCCGGGCCTTGACCACCTTCAGGCTTTGCGCGATGTCGCCGGTCTTGAGGGCGAAATGGCTGGCGCCGATATCGTCTTCATGGGGCTGTTCAGGGTTGATCTCCTGGCCGCGATACTGGAACAGCTCTACCTTGGCGCCGCCGTTGAGTTGCAGCATGACAAAGCGTTCCAGTTCGCTGGATTGATGCCAGCGGAACCGGGTCTTCCACTCGGCCGGAATGTTGCCGGGCCGGATGTCGGAGATCACTGTCGCGCCGATCAGATCGGAGAAGAATGCCACCGCCGAGTCGATGTCGGGCACGTTCATGCCGATGTGGTCGATGGCGGCTGTCTGCAGCATTTCAGGCCTCGCGGTTGTAGCGGTCGGGGCAGCGGCTTGCGCCAGGGTGGCGGTGGCGAGGGTCAGTGCCGTCAGCATGAGTTTTACAGTTCCCATGGTGTTGAGTGTCCTTGTGAGTGGAGGGGCGCGGCAGCACACGGGCTGCCGCGCTCGGATCAGATTTGCGCCTGACCGCCATCGACGAACAGCTCGATGCCGTTGACGAAGCTCGCGTCACTGGAGGCGAGGAACAGCGCCGCGTTGGCGATTTCTTCCGGTTCGCCGACACGTCCCATCGGGATCTGCGAGGCCAGGTAATCCAGCAGGCCTTGCTGCTGCGCGGCGTCGGGACCTGCCAGGTCGACCAGGCCCGGTGTGCGAGTGGCACCAGGGCTGATGGTGTTGATGCGCACGTTGCGGTCCTTGAGGTCGAGGATCCAGTTGCGGGCGAAGGAGCGCACCGCCGCCTTGGACGCCGAGTACACACTGAAGGCCGGGGTGCCGGAGCTGCCCGCCGTGGAGCCGGTGAGAATCACCGAGGCATGGTTGGCCAGCAGGGGCAGCGCCTTCTGCACGGTGAACAGCACGCCCTTGACGTTGCGGTCGAAGGTGTCGTCGAAGTGCTGCTCGGTGATCTCACCCATCGGCAGCATCGAACCGCCGCCGGCGTTGGCGAACAACACGTCGAGGTGGCCGTGTTCGGCGCGGATTTTTTCGTACAGCGCATCCAGTTGTTCGAGCTTGGTCGAGTCCACTTGTACACCGGTGGCGTTGCCGACCAGGGCGACTGCCGCGTCCAGCTCAGCCTGGCGACGGCCAGTGATGTAGACGTGCGCGCCTTCCTCGGCGAAGCGTTTGGCGGTGGCCAGGCCGATGCCGCTGGTGCCGCCGGTGACGAGTGCGATTTTGCCGTTGAGTTTGCCGTTCATTTCGATGTTCTCCAGTTGGGTAGTTCGTTGTGATGGGAGAAGCGTATCGACGATCGGAAAGTTTCAAAATAGAATTGTCAGAAACCCATCGTTGCAGAAATGAAATGAGCAAATTACCGGACTTTGAAGGCCTGGCGATGTTCGCCAAAGTGGCGGAGGAGGGCTCGTTCGCCGCCGCAGCGCGCCTTATGGGCGTCTCGGTGCCCACGGTGTCGCGGGCCGTGGCGCGGCTGGAGGAGCGACTGGGCGGGCGCTTGTTCAACCGAACTTCGCGTCAGTTGTCGCTCACCGAGTTCGGCCTGAGCATGGCGGCCAAGGCTGGCGACATCTATCGCCAGGCCGAAGAGGTGGAGAGCGAAGCCCAGGAACTGTCCGTGCAGCCGCGCGGCCAGGTGCGCCTGGCCGTGCCGATGTCATTCGGCCTGCGCTGGGTGGCGCCACTGATGCCCAAGCTGATGCGCTTGTACCCGGAGCTTTCTATCGACCTGCACTTGTCCGACGCCTCGGTGGACCTGATCGCCGACGGCTTCGACGCGGCGCTGCGCATCGCGGCACTGCCGGATTCATCGCTGGTAGCCCGACGAATCTGCGCGGTCACCCAGTTGTTGGTGGCGTCCCCGGGCTACCTCAAGGAACACGGCCGGCCGGAACACCCGCGCGAACTGGCCCAGCGCCAATGCCTGAGCTACGCCTACCGCGCGCGTACCCAAGTGTGGCGGTTCACTCACGAAAACGGTGCCGAAGAAGACGTGGTGCCCAACGGCCCGCTGCGGGTGACCAACTCGGATGCGATGATCCCGGCGCTGCTGGAAGGGCTGGCCATCTCTGAACTGCCGGAGTTCATGGCCAGCGAGTACCTGGCCGACGGGCGCCTGGAGCACCTCTTGCCGCAATGGAGCATGACCCGCGGCGGGCTATACTTCGTTACGCCGTCGGCGCGTACCCGCCCGGTGAAGATCAGAGTGCTGTCGGACTTCTTTGCCGAGCACCTGGCCAATCCGGTCTGGCGCTGGCCGCAATAACGCGGGCTGGTATCAGTTCATATTTGAAACGATGGCTTTCTATCTTTGATGTTTTAGTGGGTAGGGCCCTTGGGTAAGGTTGCCGAAACGCAACCACACCTCAACGGAGCCTACCCATGAAAAACGCCGTGCAACTATTCCAGGACTACCTGGACCTGATCCAGACTCCCCGCGCCGCCGCCGCGCTATTCGCCGCCGACGGCGCCCTGGAAATTCCCTACCTGCAATCCCTGAACATCCCGCACCGCGCCGAGGGCCCGCAACAGATCGAGCAGTTCATCGTCTCGCTGCTGACCAAGGTGCCGGACTTCAAGTTCCGCCGCATCCGCTTTTTGATCGACACCCCCGACCAGGCCTTCGCCGAATACGACGTCGAGGCCCTGGTGCCTGCCACCGGGCGCATCTATCGCCAGTCCTATGCGGGCCGGCTGGTGGCGAAGGACGGCAAGATCCAGTTGTTACGCGAGTCGATGGACACCGTTGCCGCGATGCGTGCTTTTGCCGCCGAAGATTCGGTTTAAGGTCATGCGCTTGTGACGGCCATGCCGCACCCGCGACGGTTGGCCGTCAATCGCTTTGAACACCTGCCATGCGCCGCCACCTAATCCTTTACAGTCTCTGGAGGATAGGAAAATGTCGGAAGCAACCAGCTACTTCTCGATTGCCCTCGCGGTAATCATCTTGCTTGTCGATCTGTGGGCCATCGTCAGCGTGTTTCGCAGCGACAAGGCCGTGGGCGTCAAAGCCGCCTGGGCCATTGGCCTGATTGTCTTTCCCGTACTGGGCCTGATCGTGTGGGGTGTCGCCGGACCGCGGGGCATCAAGGAAGGGCCAACGTCCCCGGAACACAGTAAAGGCTAAGCCGGAGGACGACTGTTTTGCCGAGAATTCTCACTTCCCAGGTCAGCGATACGGAGCTGTCTGCCCGAGATGCCCAGATGTTCGGTTCACCCAAACAGCGCCTGGATTTCTATCGCCGGGAGATCCAGTACGAGACCAGCATCCTGTCCAACCGCACCAACGCCTACCTCACGGCGCAATCGTTTCTAGTGATTGCGTTTGCGTCGTGCATGGCCAACGTCAATCCCGAATGGGGCAAGTTGTTCACGCTGGTGGTGCCACCGTTCCTGGCGTTGTTGGGCATACTCAGCTCACTCAATGCGTGGCCGGGTATCCGAGCGTCGTATGACATCATTGACCACTGGTACTACAAGCAAAGCGAGCTGTTGCGCGCCGAGCCCGTGATGGGGTTGGCGTATGACGATTCACCGCTGTTCAGCGAGCGCGAGTCCAGCCACAAGGGCTATCGCAAAGCGTTGCTGTTTTCGGTGCGCACGCCTTGGCTGTTCGCGGCGTTCTGGGTGCTGCTGACGATCTGGTCGGTGTACATACAGGTCAGCAATCCTGGGGCGTAGGCGTTATGCGTTTTTCTTGAGTCCGCGCAGGTTCATCAGGAACAGGCAGATCTGCAGGACGATCAGCGCGTAGGCGTTCGCCGGAATACCCCAGATAATCCAAAGCGCGTTGCTCAAACTGAAACAGACGAACCCGATCATGCGCCGGCGCGGTTGCCGGGAGCCGATCAGCCAGGCGGCGAGCACCGTGACGAGCATTGCCGGCCATTGCACCCAGTCCAGATTGTCCAAACAGCTTTCCTCATGTCGTTTACAGGTTTATCCGGCTGGCGAGCTGCCTGTGCTAAGCCTCACTCGCTCCTGGAATACCGTATCGGGGCGGGTATAGGGTTATGACGAATGCCGCCCGAGATTGGTTCGACTGGATCTGCGCGGGCAAAAAAAGGCGAGATATCCCGTGTGTGTATCCCGCCCGAACCTGAAAAGCGGCTAGGTATTCAAGACAAGCGTGCCATCGCTCTCCGGCAGCGGAATCTGGCCGCCACCTGGCGTCAGGATGACCTTGCGGCATTCCTCTTCCTTCTTGTCGAAGATCCGGTAGCCCTCGGCGGCCTGTTCCAGTGCCAGGCGGTGGCTGATGATGACGTCCGGGGCGAGCCGGCCGGTCTCGATGTGCTCAAGCAGCTCCGGCAGGTAGCGCTGAACATGGGTCTGTCCCATTTTGAATGTCAGGCCTTTATCGAAAGCATCGCCAAATAGGAAGCCGTGGATGAACCCCGAGTACACACCGGGCACACTCACCACACCGCCGCGCCTGACCGCCGCTATGCATTGGCGCAGGGCCTTGCCACTGCTGCCTTCGAGCTTGAGGGTGGCGAGTACGGTCTCGGTGGTGCTGCCCTTGGCTTCGAAGCCAACGGCGTCGATGACGCCATCGACACCCCGCATGCCTTTGGTCTGCTGGATGATGGTGTCTGCCGGGTCGTCATCCTCATCGAAATTGATCGGGATCACGCCATAGGTCTTTTGCGCATAGGCAAGTCGATAAGGATGGTGGTCGACCATGAAAATCTGCTCGACCCCGAGCATCCTGGCGCAGGCCGCGCTCAACAAACCCACCGGGCCGGCACCGTAGATCGCCAGGCTAGAGCCGCTGCCGACCGCCGCATTGTTCACCGCCTGGAAAGCGGTGGGCAGAATGTCGGAAAGAAACAGCACCTTCTCGTCCGAGAGCGTACCCGGCACCTTGAAAGGCCCGGTGTTTGCCTTTGGTACACGGACGTATTCCGCTTGCCCGCCCGGAATGCCGCCATACAGGTGGCTGAAACCGAACAGGGCGGCTCCTGGCGGGATGGATTTCTTGTTGAGAATGGCGCCGCGCCCGGTGTTGGTGGTTTCACAGGCGGCGAACTGGTCCAGTTGGCAGAAGAAGCAACTGCCGCAGGCGATCACGAAGGGAATCACCACCCGGTCGCCCGGTTGCACGGCGGTCACGCCGGAGCCTGCTTCTTCAACGATGCCCATGAACTCATGGCCGAAAATGTCACCGTGTTCGGTCTTCGGGATCTTGCCTCGATACAAGTGCAGATCGGAGCCACAGATCGCAGTGGCAGTGACCCGCAGGAGGATGTCGTCATCGTTCTCGATCACGGGATCGGGAACGTTGTCGACCTTGACGCTGTGGGCGCCGTGATAGGTGAGTGCTCGCATGGCCGGTCTCTCTCGTGAGTGGGGTGGTAAAGGGGAGAGGCGGGAAGCTGTGGTGAAGTTCAGAGTGATCCGCAGGTGGTGTGACTGGTGGTCGTTCTCCATCCCCTACCTGTAGGAGCGGGCTTGCCCGCGATCGCGGTGTATCAGTTACAGCCATTTGGATGACACACCGCAATCGCGGGCAAGCCCGCTCCTACAGGGGGAATGCAGCAGACTCGGGATTTTTGAATCATCAGGCACTGCTGGGTTTCCACACCGACCTCTAGTGCGGCGCGACGACCTGCCGCTGTTCGCCGCGTGGCTCAGCGGCAAGATTCATCCCGTCGAGGATTGACTGACCCAGTACTTGTGCAACGCCCCCGAAGGGCCTTGCACGGGGTCGATGGTCGGAAACGGCAGTGACTGGAGGGCCTGCAACTGCGCTTCGGTCGGTGCTTCACGGCGGATATCCGGATGCTGGCCGGGCGGGTAGGCACCCACCACCAGGAAGTCTTCGCTGGCATTCAGACTGCAATGCCCCGTGCCTGCCGGCAGCAACAAGACGTCGCCTGCACTGACCTGAAGGATTTCCCCGTGCGGGCCGCCAATCATCAAGCGTGCCTCACCACTGAAGACGCCAAGCACTTCATGGCCCTGGGTGTGGTAATGGTGATAGTTGAAAATGTCGGCGCGCCACTGTGGCGGCCACCCGTTGCGGGCAAATGTCTGCTCGAACGCTGTCGCTGGATCTTCGCCCTGAATGGCAATCGCCTTTGGATAAATCAATACCGGCAGACGCCCATTGTTGGGTACCCAGTCATGTCGCTCCAGCAGCAACGCATGGACTGATCCGGGGCCTGAGTTGGTCATGGGAGTTCTCCTGCAAGAAAAAGGGCCCGGTCAGCGACCAGGCCCCGTGAGGGATTACGCCGCCATATGGCTGGCGGCCCACTCTTTTTTACAACTGTTTTTCATGCTTTCCATTTGTTCGCCCAGCTCATCGAGTTTGGCTTTGCCGAGCAGCTTTTTGGCCTGGGGAAACATCTCGGTTTCCTCTTCCTCGATGTGGTGCTCCAGCAGCTCCTTGACCACCTTCACCCGGCCGGCGAATTCAGGTGTGCCAGGGTCGGTCTGCTTCAGGTCTGGCAGCACCAGCGAATCGACGGTGCGATGTTCTTCCTTGGCTTCGAAATACATGACGTCCTGTTCCTTGCTGCCCGCCGCCTTGAACGCGGGGTAGAGGATTTCCTCTTCCAGGCGGGTATGGATGGAGATTTCCATCTCCAGCTTGTCCAGCAGCTCGGCGCGTTTTTTGGTGGCTCGCTCGGTGGACTCACTCAACTGGCTCAGAATGGTTTTCACTTTTTCGTGGTCAGCTTTTAGAAGATCAATGGCGTTCATTTTGGCTGCCTCTGGTTATATGGGTTCATGGCTAATGCACCGTGGTGTGCTCGGTAAAGGTCGCATTTAACGTGCCATGGTCAGGTCGTTGGCTAATGTCATGAAAATCAGTGGCTTGAGTCGAGCGGGTGAGGCCGGCGGGATTGCAGTCTGCAAGAACTGCCCTGGGCCACATTGCAGATCACCAAGGTCATCCACTCAATATCCAGGCGAACTTCGCCAAACGCCGGACTGTCCAGACCCTTACACGCATCGGTGAGAAGCGAGGACGACATGACAACGACCGTAGGAGATTTTCTGGTTGAAAGGCTCAGCCAGTGGGGTGTGACACGTATCTTTGGTTACCCGGGGGATGGCATCAATGGCGTGTTTGGCGCCCTGAGCAGGGCCCAGGGCAAGATCGAGTTCGTCCAGGCGCGACACGAAGAGATGGCCGCCTTCATGGCCTCGGCACACGCGAAGTTCACCGGTGAGCTGGGGGTGTGCATCGCCACTTCAGGCCCCGGCGCCTCGCACCTGATTACCGGGCTATACGATGCGCGGATGGATCACATGCCGGTGCTGGCGATTGTCGGTCAGCAGGCCCGTGCTGCGTTGGGCGGGCACTATCAGCAGGAGCTGGATTTGCTGTCGATGTTCAAGGATGTGGCCGGTGCCTTCGTGCAGCAGGCCTCGGCGCCGGCACAAGTGCGGCATCTGATCGACCGGGCGGTGCGCACGGCCATCGGTGAGCGACGGGTGACCGCGATCATCCTGCCCAACGACTTGCAGGACATCGAATACGAGCCGCCGGGCAGGGCGCACGGCACGGTGCATTCCGGGGTGGGTTACACCAAACCGAAGGTCGTGCCCTATGAGGCGGACCTGCAACGCGCTGCCGATGTGCTGAATGCCGGCGAGAAGGTGGCGATCCTGGTGGGGGCGGGGGCCTTGCAGGCAACCGACCAGGTCATCGCCGTGGCGGAAAAACTCGGTGCCGGTGTCGCCAAGGCCCTGCTGGGCAAGGCGGCGTTGCCGGACGAGTTGCCGTGGGTCACCGGCAGCATCGGCTTGCTCGGCACCGAACCCAGCTACAAGCTGATGACCGAGTGCGACACCTTGCTGATGATCGGCTCGGGGTTCCCGTACTCCGAGTTCCTGCCCAAGGAAGGGCAGGCGCGCGGCGTGCAGATTGATTTGCAACCCGACATGCTCAGCCTGCGTTATCCCATGGAGGTCAACCTGGTGGGCGATGCGGGCGAAACGCTCTCGGCGTTGTTGCCGTTGCTGGAGCACAAGACCTCGCGCCGCTGGCGCAAGAAGGTCGAAGGCTGGCGCGGCACCTGGGAGAAAACCCTGGAGAAGCGCGCCATGGTCAAGGCCGACCCGATCAATCCGCAGCGGGTGGTGTTCGAACTGTCGCCACGCCTGCCGGAATTGTCGATCATCACCAGCGATTCCGGCTCCTGCGCCAACTGGTTCGCCCGCGACTTGAAAGTGCGGCGCGGCATGAAGTGTTCGTTGTCCGGTGGCCTGGCGTCGATGGGCGCTGCGGTGCCCTATGCGATTGCCGCCAAGTTCGCCTTCCCGCAACGCCCGGTGATCGCTCTGGTGGGGGATGGCGCGATGCAGATGAGCAACATGGCCGAGCTGATTACCGTGGCCAAGTATTGGCAGCAATGGGACAACCCCAAGTGGATCTGCGCGGTGTTCAACAACGAAGACCTCAACCAGGTCACCTGGGAGCAACGGGTGATGGAAGGGGACCCCAAGTTCGAAGCCTCGCAGTCCATTCCTGACGTGCCGTATCACCTGTTCGCCATTTCCATCGGCTTGAAGGGCATCTTTGTCGAGCGCGAAGAGGACGTGGCCGCTGCATGGGATGAAGCGTTGGCCTCGGACGTGCCGGTGCTGATCGAATTCAAGACCGACCCGAACGTGCCACCGCTGCCGCCGCACATCAAACTCGAACAGGCCAAAAAAATCGCCAGCACCTTGCTCAAGGGCGACCCGGACCAAGCTGGCATCGTGGTGCAAACAGCCAAGCAGGTGCTGGGTGCGGTGCTGCCTCGCAAGAAGTAAGCCCTAAGCTGCAATATCGCCTGAAACGACGCCCTTGTAGGAGCGAGCATGCTCGCGATGGTCGCCAACGATAACGCGGGCTGCCTGGAGACCCGCGGTGGCTGATCCACCATCGCGAGCATGCTCGCTCCTACAGTTGACCGCGTTCCCTGTGGGAGCGAGCCTGCTCGCGATGGTGCCCAGGCACCCCCACATCAAGCAGAACTTACACGGATGTCTCCCTGTCAATTGCATTGCCGGCCATCCGGCG
Coding sequences within:
- a CDS encoding TonB-dependent siderophore receptor; the protein is MSRPTPLRCFKPSRDLLAMAICMATLSPAMADDSSAVQEDAKPATLELGATEITSMQLGSTTEGTTSYTTGAMSTATKLPLTMRETPQAVTVITRQRMDDQAMTSVNDVVKNTPGLYLSTSDGPGRQKYSARGFDIDNLMYDGIPSGYQGWSVGVQPNLAMFDRVEIVRGATGLVTGAGNPSAAINLVRKRPLAEQKVTLTGAAGSWDDYRGEVDASSPLNDSGTLRGRVVTSYRDSNSFIDDAEENHGLFYAITEADLSEDTTLTLGFSHQKDKTNYFWGSSMIGLDGHHLNLPRSYNPGTSWENKDQEVNTVFAEIRHNLANDWKLQVNANYAEQNGLFSGSYQSRWDGTTLERTVWQATYDENQTGLDSFLSGPFQAFGRTHELVLGASKRIYDMTTQNYDPYDMNWPINAGKPNFTRTDRVREITTQDGVYATTRLSLADPLKLILGGRLDWYDYDNRDAEGDYKVTRNVTRYAGLIYDLDEHHSVYASYSDIFTPQSEKNTSGTPVKPIVGKNYEVGIKGEYFNGALNASLAVFRVDQENRAVQIFVPTCPQSSCYEPSGEIRSQGIDLELQGALTENWQLGGGYTYARVHTLKDDANPQNVNQRFDTDTPEHLFKLTTSYRFQGPLEKLRVGGSVYWQSRMYNDIELADGSEYRLQQGSYATTDLMAGYEVNRNLDLQLNANNIFDRDYYQSISTSTQYGGDSYGAPRNLMLTARYSF
- a CDS encoding serine hydrolase domain-containing protein, yielding MFKCLIINGKPLPADLSPVMVPWWSFTKTVLAAAALCLVRDGRIGLDERVEEGPFTLRQLLNHQAGLADYSELKDYHAAVAAHHAPWPAEEMLQRLDASRLRYEPGAGWRYSNVGYLWVVRLIERVTGQSLEEALTQRVFRPLGLTRVQLAKTPEDLREVRPPSMATYHPGWVYHGLLVGPLCEAALLLDSLLAGRLLPSALLEDMQDAIVLGGPIPGRPWATPGYGLGLMVGGTNSGHRLVGHTGGGLGSVVAVYRCSQGDQVATCAVFSEGHDEGAVESEALTQLLGALSVDEKTE
- a CDS encoding VOC family protein: MGTVKLMLTALTLATATLAQAAAPTATTARPEMLQTAAIDHIGMNVPDIDSAVAFFSDLIGATVISDIRPGNIPAEWKTRFRWHQSSELERFVMLQLNGGAKVELFQYRGQEINPEQPHEDDIGASHFALKTGDIAQSLKVVKARGLTVLNDPITNPDGVQWFYFLTPWGAQIELVALP
- a CDS encoding SDR family NAD(P)-dependent oxidoreductase, with protein sequence MNGKLNGKIALVTGGTSGIGLATAKRFAEEGAHVYITGRRQAELDAAVALVGNATGVQVDSTKLEQLDALYEKIRAEHGHLDVLFANAGGGSMLPMGEITEQHFDDTFDRNVKGVLFTVQKALPLLANHASVILTGSTAGSSGTPAFSVYSASKAAVRSFARNWILDLKDRNVRINTISPGATRTPGLVDLAGPDAAQQQGLLDYLASQIPMGRVGEPEEIANAALFLASSDASFVNGIELFVDGGQAQI
- a CDS encoding LysR family transcriptional regulator, which encodes MSKLPDFEGLAMFAKVAEEGSFAAAARLMGVSVPTVSRAVARLEERLGGRLFNRTSRQLSLTEFGLSMAAKAGDIYRQAEEVESEAQELSVQPRGQVRLAVPMSFGLRWVAPLMPKLMRLYPELSIDLHLSDASVDLIADGFDAALRIAALPDSSLVARRICAVTQLLVASPGYLKEHGRPEHPRELAQRQCLSYAYRARTQVWRFTHENGAEEDVVPNGPLRVTNSDAMIPALLEGLAISELPEFMASEYLADGRLEHLLPQWSMTRGGLYFVTPSARTRPVKIRVLSDFFAEHLANPVWRWPQ
- a CDS encoding nuclear transport factor 2 family protein, producing the protein MKNAVQLFQDYLDLIQTPRAAAALFAADGALEIPYLQSLNIPHRAEGPQQIEQFIVSLLTKVPDFKFRRIRFLIDTPDQAFAEYDVEALVPATGRIYRQSYAGRLVAKDGKIQLLRESMDTVAAMRAFAAEDSV
- a CDS encoding PLD nuclease N-terminal domain-containing protein: MSEATSYFSIALAVIILLVDLWAIVSVFRSDKAVGVKAAWAIGLIVFPVLGLIVWGVAGPRGIKEGPTSPEHSKG
- a CDS encoding zinc-dependent alcohol dehydrogenase produces the protein MRALTYHGAHSVKVDNVPDPVIENDDDILLRVTATAICGSDLHLYRGKIPKTEHGDIFGHEFMGIVEEAGSGVTAVQPGDRVVIPFVIACGSCFFCQLDQFAACETTNTGRGAILNKKSIPPGAALFGFSHLYGGIPGGQAEYVRVPKANTGPFKVPGTLSDEKVLFLSDILPTAFQAVNNAAVGSGSSLAIYGAGPVGLLSAACARMLGVEQIFMVDHHPYRLAYAQKTYGVIPINFDEDDDPADTIIQQTKGMRGVDGVIDAVGFEAKGSTTETVLATLKLEGSSGKALRQCIAAVRRGGVVSVPGVYSGFIHGFLFGDAFDKGLTFKMGQTHVQRYLPELLEHIETGRLAPDVIISHRLALEQAAEGYRIFDKKEEECRKVILTPGGGQIPLPESDGTLVLNT
- a CDS encoding cupin domain-containing protein produces the protein MTNSGPGSVHALLLERHDWVPNNGRLPVLIYPKAIAIQGEDPATAFEQTFARNGWPPQWRADIFNYHHYHTQGHEVLGVFSGEARLMIGGPHGEILQVSAGDVLLLPAGTGHCSLNASEDFLVVGAYPPGQHPDIRREAPTEAQLQALQSLPFPTIDPVQGPSGALHKYWVSQSSTG
- a CDS encoding hemerythrin domain-containing protein; protein product: MNAIDLLKADHEKVKTILSQLSESTERATKKRAELLDKLEMEISIHTRLEEEILYPAFKAAGSKEQDVMYFEAKEEHRTVDSLVLPDLKQTDPGTPEFAGRVKVVKELLEHHIEEEETEMFPQAKKLLGKAKLDELGEQMESMKNSCKKEWAASHMAA
- a CDS encoding thiamine pyrophosphate-requiring protein, which translates into the protein MTTTVGDFLVERLSQWGVTRIFGYPGDGINGVFGALSRAQGKIEFVQARHEEMAAFMASAHAKFTGELGVCIATSGPGASHLITGLYDARMDHMPVLAIVGQQARAALGGHYQQELDLLSMFKDVAGAFVQQASAPAQVRHLIDRAVRTAIGERRVTAIILPNDLQDIEYEPPGRAHGTVHSGVGYTKPKVVPYEADLQRAADVLNAGEKVAILVGAGALQATDQVIAVAEKLGAGVAKALLGKAALPDELPWVTGSIGLLGTEPSYKLMTECDTLLMIGSGFPYSEFLPKEGQARGVQIDLQPDMLSLRYPMEVNLVGDAGETLSALLPLLEHKTSRRWRKKVEGWRGTWEKTLEKRAMVKADPINPQRVVFELSPRLPELSIITSDSGSCANWFARDLKVRRGMKCSLSGGLASMGAAVPYAIAAKFAFPQRPVIALVGDGAMQMSNMAELITVAKYWQQWDNPKWICAVFNNEDLNQVTWEQRVMEGDPKFEASQSIPDVPYHLFAISIGLKGIFVEREEDVAAAWDEALASDVPVLIEFKTDPNVPPLPPHIKLEQAKKIASTLLKGDPDQAGIVVQTAKQVLGAVLPRKK